In Cicer arietinum cultivar CDC Frontier isolate Library 1 chromosome 7, Cicar.CDCFrontier_v2.0, whole genome shotgun sequence, a single window of DNA contains:
- the LOC101489566 gene encoding desiccation protectant protein Lea14 homolog gives MSQLLHKAKDFVSDKIGDVVKPEASVTDVDFKRVTMDSAEYLAKVCVQNPYSTPIPICEVNYSFKSANREIASGTIPDPGSLKAKDRTMVDVPVKVPYSILMSLARDIGADWDIDYQLDLGLIIDLPVIGNFTIPLSQKGQLKLPKPF, from the exons ATGTCGCAGTTACTTCATAAAGCGAAGGACTTTGTATCCGACAAAATCGGCGATGTGGTTAAGCCTGAAGCGAGTGTGACCGACGTGGACTTCAAGCGCGTGACGATGGATAGTGCTGAGTACTTGGCAAAGGTCTGTGTTCAAAATCCTTATTCAACTCCAATTCCCATTTGTGAGGTCAACTACTCTTTCAAAAGCGCCAACAG GGAGATTGCATCAGGGACAATACCAGATCCAGGATCCTTAAAGGCAAAGGATAGAACAATGGTGGATGTACCTGTGAAGGTACCATACAGCATATTGATGAGTTTGGCAAGAGACATTGGAGCTGATTGGGATATTGACTATCAATTGGATTTGGGTCTTATTATTGACCTTCCTGTTATTGGCAATTTTACCATTCCTCTTTCTCAAAAGGGACAACTCAAGTTACCAAAACCTTTCtaa
- the LOC101502815 gene encoding uncharacterized protein isoform X2, with the protein MHSLRMKMSLIRPLLTRRGFSTSSDKMVAAVLFERLPVVIPKVDPVVYAFQEFSFRWRMQYQRRYPDEFLDRSDARGKGDYQIDYVPAPRITEADKKNDRRSLQRALDKRLYLLLYGNAHGAPSGNPVWHFPEKVYESEETMRKCAESALKSVIGDLSDTYFVGNAPMAHMVVQPKEEQSGSTSFKKFFFKSQVISKSQYNIGKCEDFVWVTKAELLEYFPEQAEFFGKMIIS; encoded by the exons ATGCATTCGTTGAGGATGAAGATGTCATTGATTCGGCCTCTGTTGACGAGGCGAGGATTCAGCACAAGCTCTGACAAAATGGTTGCCGCTGTGCTGTTTGAGAGATTGCCTGTGGTTATTCCCAAAGTTGACCCTGTTGTTTATGCATTTCAAGAATTCTC GTTTCGATGGCGAATGCAGTATCAACGTAGATATCCCGATGAATTTCTAGACAGATCTGATGCAAG GGGGAAAGGTGATTATCAGATTGACTATGTGCCAGCACCAAGAATCACCGAAGCAGACAAAAAAAATGATCGAAG GTCACTGCAAAGAGCTCTTGACAAAAGACTCTACCTTCTTCTCTATGGTAATGCTCATGGGGCTCCAAGCGGAAATCCTGTGTGGCATTTTCCAGAGAAAGTATATGAATCAGAGGAAACAATGCGTAAG tGTGCAGAATCTGCATTGAAATCAGTCATAGGAGATCTTTCCGATACATATTTTGTTGGAAATGCTCCAATGGCCCATATGGTTGTTCAGCCTAAAGAAGAGCAGTCAGGATCCACATCTTTTAAG AAATTCTTCTTTAAATCACAAGTAATTTCTAAAAGCCAGTACAACATTGGAAAATGTGAGGATTTTGTTTGGGTGACGAAGGCTGAATTGTTGGAGTATTTTCCTGAGCAAGCTGAGTTTTTTGGCAAAATGATCATTAGCTGA
- the LOC101503459 gene encoding late embryogenesis abundant protein At1g64065, whose product MAETDQARPLSPRSNEEKALETMEGRRKIKQCVCVTAMFLLLIIIVIIILAFTVFKIKDPKITTNKILLTNLDLNIIQIPTPQVKLNMSLLIDMSIKNPNIASFKFDNSTTSVYYRGILVADAQIPSGLAKARKTLHLNVPVVIMANRLASSPDLLKDVLEGKMIMNTYSILSGIAKIWFIKKDVVVDMNCTMTINISDRAIQDINCQHKVIL is encoded by the coding sequence ATGGCAGAGACCGATCAAGCAAGACCTTTATCCCCAAGAAGCAACGAAGAAAAAGCTCTCGAAACAATGGAAGGTAGAAGAAAAATCAAGCAATGTGTGTGTGTAACCGCAATGTTTCTACTACTTATAATCATAGTAATTATCATCTTAGCTTTCACGGTTTTTAAGATTAAAGACCCAAAAATAACAACCAATAAAATCCTACTCACAAACCTTGACCttaatattattcaaattcCAACACCTCAAGTTAAACTCAACATGTCCTTGTTAATAGATATGTCAATCAAGAATCCTAATATAGCATCTTTTAAATTTGACAATAGCACAACATCGGTGTACTATCGTGGTATTTTGGTTGCGGATGCACAAATACCATCGGGACTTGCAAAGGCACGAAAGACTTTGCATTTGAATGTCCCGGTGGTTATTATGGCTAACCGCCTCGCTTCTAGTCCGGATTTATTGAAGGATGTATTGGAAGGTAAGATGATTATGAATACTTACTCAATACTTTCGGGAATAGCCAAGATTTGGTTTATTAAGAAAGATGTTGTGGTCGACATGAATTGTACTATGACTATTAATATTTCAGATAGAGCAATACAGGACATAAATTGCCAACATAAGGTGATACTTTAG
- the LOC101502815 gene encoding uncharacterized protein isoform X1, with translation MALATIASVSSINTTHHSSLFFPPKQHNNYNTRIHRFRCNGTNPNQQDSQPQNNAFLKVAWYGSELLGIAASVFRSSTDEETSPQRFLETIDRASVVDTIKQDFQSSYFVTGDLTLNAYEEDCEFADPAGSFKGLQRFKRNCTNFGSLLEKSNMKLMKWEDFEDKGIGHWRFSCTLSFPWRPILSATGYTEYYYDAQSGKVCRHVEHWNVPKMALFKQILRPSRGFSLKDYLTRWFKVVQLVFVALLNILGKIRHCLCVMHSLRMKMSLIRPLLTRRGFSTSSDKMVAAVLFERLPVVIPKVDPVVYAFQEFSFRWRMQYQRRYPDEFLDRSDARGKGDYQIDYVPAPRITEADKKNDRRSLQRALDKRLYLLLYGNAHGAPSGNPVWHFPEKVYESEETMRKCAESALKSVIGDLSDTYFVGNAPMAHMVVQPKEEQSGSTSFKKFFFKSQVISKSQYNIGKCEDFVWVTKAELLEYFPEQAEFFGKMIIS, from the exons ATGGCATTGGCTACTATTGCTTCTGTTTCCTCAATCAACACTACTCACCACTCTTCTTTGTTCTTTCCACCGAAACAACACAACAACTACAACACCAGAATCCACAGATTTCGATGCAATGGAACTAACCCAAATCAACAAGATTCCCAACCACAGAACAATGCATTTCTCAAGGTTGCATGGTATGGTTCTGAGCTTCTAGGCATTGCTGCTTCTGTTTTCCGTTCTTCAACTGATGAAGAAACTTCTCCTCAGAGATTTCTTGAAACCATTGATCGTGCTTCTGTTGTTGATACAATCAAACAAGACTTCCAAAGTTCGTATTTTGTTACAG GAGATCTCACATTGAATGCTTATGAAGAGGACTGTGAGTTTGCGGATCCAGCGGGTTCTTTCAAAGGACTTCAGCGTTTCAAAAGGAACTGCACTAATTTTGGATCCCTTTTGGAGAAGTCAAATATGAAGCTTATGAAGTGGGAAGATTTTGAG GATAAAGGAATTGGCCACTGGCGATTCAGTTGTACCTTGTCATTTCCTTGGAGGCCCATTCTTTCTG CAACTGGATACACAGAATATTATTATGATGCACAATCAGGAAAAGTATGCAG GCATGTAGAGCATTGGAATGTTCCAAAAATGGCCTTGTTCAAGCAAATTCTAAGGCCTAGCAGAGGATTTAGCTTAAAAGATTATTTGACTAGGTGGTTCAAAGTTGTCCAG ttGGTATTTGTCGCTCTCCTCAATATTTTGGGCAAGATCCGCCACTGCTTGTGTGTGATGCATTCGTTGAGGATGAAGATGTCATTGATTCGGCCTCTGTTGACGAGGCGAGGATTCAGCACAAGCTCTGACAAAATGGTTGCCGCTGTGCTGTTTGAGAGATTGCCTGTGGTTATTCCCAAAGTTGACCCTGTTGTTTATGCATTTCAAGAATTCTC GTTTCGATGGCGAATGCAGTATCAACGTAGATATCCCGATGAATTTCTAGACAGATCTGATGCAAG GGGGAAAGGTGATTATCAGATTGACTATGTGCCAGCACCAAGAATCACCGAAGCAGACAAAAAAAATGATCGAAG GTCACTGCAAAGAGCTCTTGACAAAAGACTCTACCTTCTTCTCTATGGTAATGCTCATGGGGCTCCAAGCGGAAATCCTGTGTGGCATTTTCCAGAGAAAGTATATGAATCAGAGGAAACAATGCGTAAG tGTGCAGAATCTGCATTGAAATCAGTCATAGGAGATCTTTCCGATACATATTTTGTTGGAAATGCTCCAATGGCCCATATGGTTGTTCAGCCTAAAGAAGAGCAGTCAGGATCCACATCTTTTAAG AAATTCTTCTTTAAATCACAAGTAATTTCTAAAAGCCAGTACAACATTGGAAAATGTGAGGATTTTGTTTGGGTGACGAAGGCTGAATTGTTGGAGTATTTTCCTGAGCAAGCTGAGTTTTTTGGCAAAATGATCATTAGCTGA